A single window of Salminus brasiliensis chromosome 18, fSalBra1.hap2, whole genome shotgun sequence DNA harbors:
- the nipal4 gene encoding magnesium transporter NIPA4 yields MQVIRLTSELCQNGTIIQLLCPASTAACVIDSQRAVNWTFNPENNSTVAGPELATDKWSKTNFWIGLSLAVASAFLIGGSVILKKKALLRLATNGHTRAGEGGHGYLKDWLWWGGLLTMGGGEAANFAAYMFAPATVVTPLGALSVLFSAVLSSHLFGETMNLLGKLGCMLSLLGSTIMVIHAPEEEAVTTLREMTAKLLDPGFLVFASILLVTCLVLIFYCSPRVGQTNILIYISICSLLGAFTVSSVKGLGIAIRTVISDPSVLRHPLTWILLLTLVSSIIIQINYLNKSLDTFNTLLVYPIYYVFFTTVVLSTSIILFKEWGSMSGVDVVGTVGGFLVIVLGVSMLHLFKDLEVSLDGLRNNLCQPQGQHSLAKREDKHILIENVDSLPPMREEGPRVFIIS; encoded by the exons GGACAATAATCCAGTTGCTTTGCCCTGCGTCCACTGCTGCCTGCGTGATAGACTCGCAACGAGCCGTCAACTGGACTTTCAACCCTGAAAACAACTCCACCGTAGCTGGGCCAGAGCTTGCTACAGACAAATGGAGCAAGACCAACTTCTGGATCGGCCTCTCCTTAGCCGTGGCCTCGGCTTTTCTGATTGGAGGAAGTGTCATACTGAAAAAAAAGGCTCTGCTTCGTTTGGCGACCAATGGACACACCAGGGCAG GTGAGGGAGGCCATGGGTACCTGAAGGACTGGCTGTGGTGGGGTGGACTTCTGACCA TGGGAGGAGGTGAGGCAGCAAACTTTGCAGCATACATGTTTGCCCCGGCTACTGTGGTGACCCCTCTAGGAGCCCTAAGTGTCCTCTTCAG tgcagtgctGTCCTCCCACCTCTTTGGGGAGACAATGAACCTGCTGGGAAAGCTTGGATGCATGCTGAGTCTTCTTGGAAGCACCATAATGGTCATACATGCACCAGAGGAGGAAGCAGTGACAACTCTGAGAGAAATGACTGCTAAATTACTGGACCCAG GTTTCCTTGTGTTTGCCAGTATCCTTCTTGTGACCTGTCTGGTGCTAATCTTCTACTGCTCGCCTCGTGTTGGTCAGACCAACATTTTAATCTACATAAGTATTTGTTCGTTGCTCGGAGCTTTCACCGTTTCTTCGGTGAAGGGCCTGGGCATCGCCATCCGCACAGTCATCTCCGATCCTTCCGTTCTCCGCCACCCCCTCACCTGGATCCTTCTGCTGACCTTAGTGTCGTCCATCATCATCCAAATCAACTACCTGAACAAGTCGCTGGACACCTTCAACACTCTTCTGGTCTACCCTATCTACTATGTCTTCTTCACCACCGTGGTCCtatccacctccatcattctCTTCAAAGAGTGGGGATCCATGTCCGGCGTGGATGTGGTGGGCACTGTCGGGGGCTTTCTGGTCATTGTGCTAGGGGTGAGCATGCTACATCTTTTCAAGGACTTAGAGGTGTCTCTGGACGGCCTGAGGAATAACCTGTGCCAGCCTCAGGGGCAGCACAGCTTAGCCAAGAGAGAGGACAAGCACATCCTCATTGAGAACGTGGACAGCCTGCCACCTATGAGGGAGGAAGGCCCAAGAGTCTTTATTATCAGCTGA